Proteins encoded in a region of the Flammeovirga yaeyamensis genome:
- a CDS encoding ammonium transporter has protein sequence MISLKSFNAKSVALLLSVLLLPTLGYSADAATINTGDTAWMLIATALVMLMTPAGLTLFYGGLAQRKTVLNTIGMSYTAFCTGTLVWVIIGYSLAFGKGNAYIGDFTSFLLADVKITDVEGTIPRILFIMFQGTFAAIAVALVSGSIIERVKYSTWIIFSILWVALVYSPIAHWVWGGGFLSQDGELDFAGGTVIHINAGISGLVLALMLGKRLSKDETSNKPSSIKLMVLGSALLWFGWFGFNGGSQLAADFIAANAMMVTNVAAAAGGMAWLLMEWLTMEKKPTLLGSASGVISGLVGITPASGYVDVSGALVIGLVSGAVGFWGVIKLKEKLGYDDTLDVFGIHGLVGIVGAVLTGVFANPEVNGAAGALYGNAGQVLVQLKAVVVTIIYSGVASAIIFKITALITQGGRVDDKLEKEGIDEAFHGESSFDSI, from the coding sequence ATGATTTCATTAAAAAGTTTCAACGCTAAAAGTGTGGCGTTATTACTATCGGTTCTCCTTTTGCCTACATTAGGCTATTCTGCAGATGCAGCTACTATTAACACTGGCGATACTGCTTGGATGTTAATTGCAACAGCATTGGTTATGCTTATGACACCTGCAGGTTTAACGTTATTCTATGGAGGTCTTGCACAAAGAAAAACAGTATTGAATACTATTGGTATGAGTTATACTGCATTCTGTACAGGTACTCTAGTATGGGTAATTATTGGTTATAGCCTAGCATTCGGAAAAGGTAATGCTTACATCGGAGATTTCACTTCATTTCTTTTAGCAGACGTAAAAATTACAGATGTAGAAGGTACTATTCCTAGAATCTTATTTATCATGTTCCAAGGTACTTTTGCAGCAATTGCAGTTGCACTTGTAAGTGGTTCAATTATCGAAAGAGTAAAATACTCTACTTGGATTATTTTCTCAATTCTTTGGGTAGCCCTTGTTTATTCTCCAATTGCCCACTGGGTTTGGGGAGGTGGTTTCCTAAGTCAAGATGGTGAATTAGATTTTGCTGGTGGTACTGTAATTCACATTAACGCAGGTATTTCAGGACTTGTTTTAGCGTTAATGTTAGGTAAGCGTTTATCGAAAGATGAAACGTCAAACAAGCCTTCTTCAATTAAACTAATGGTATTAGGTTCAGCATTATTATGGTTCGGATGGTTTGGATTTAATGGTGGTTCTCAATTAGCAGCTGATTTTATTGCAGCGAATGCTATGATGGTTACTAACGTTGCAGCAGCAGCAGGTGGTATGGCTTGGTTGCTTATGGAATGGTTAACTATGGAGAAAAAACCAACTTTATTAGGTTCAGCATCTGGTGTAATTTCCGGTTTGGTAGGTATTACTCCCGCATCTGGATATGTTGATGTTTCTGGTGCATTAGTTATTGGTTTGGTTTCTGGAGCAGTTGGTTTCTGGGGTGTAATCAAATTAAAAGAAAAATTAGGTTATGATGATACACTAGATGTATTCGGTATCCATGGTTTGGTGGGTATTGTAGGTGCAGTATTAACAGGTGTATTTGCTAACCCTGAAGTAAACGGTGCAGCAGGTGCTTTATATGGTAATGCTGGTCAAGTGTTAGTTCAGTTAAAAGCAGTTGTAGTAACAATCATTTATTCTGGTGTTGCTTCTGCAATCATCTTTAAGATCACTGCATTAATCACACAAGGTGGTCGTGTAGATGACAAACTAGAAAAAGAAGGTATAGATGAGGCTTTCCACGGTGAAAGTTCATTCGACTCTATTTAA
- the pdxH gene encoding pyridoxamine 5'-phosphate oxidase produces MKSKIADIRQDYSKKALEESDVLEQPIQQFEIWLEEAIKAEVMEPTAVNVATVSKEGTISSRTVLLKGVEDDAFVFYTNYNSRKGQALQDTKKVAMNFFWPELERQVCIEGTVEKVSEEVSDTYFASRPYKSKVGAWASEQSSKISSKNVIVTRFAKYAAKFITKVPRPPHWGGFAVKPTRIEFWQGRPSRLHDRIQYELNEQGIWERSRLAP; encoded by the coding sequence ATGAAATCTAAAATAGCAGACATTCGTCAAGATTACTCTAAAAAAGCATTAGAAGAATCCGATGTTTTAGAGCAGCCAATCCAACAATTCGAAATTTGGTTAGAAGAAGCTATTAAAGCAGAAGTAATGGAACCCACTGCTGTTAATGTAGCAACAGTATCTAAGGAGGGAACAATTTCTTCTAGAACTGTGCTATTAAAAGGAGTGGAAGACGATGCTTTTGTTTTTTATACCAATTACAACAGTAGAAAAGGGCAAGCTCTTCAGGATACAAAAAAAGTAGCTATGAACTTCTTTTGGCCCGAACTGGAAAGGCAGGTATGTATAGAAGGAACAGTAGAGAAAGTATCGGAAGAGGTTTCGGATACCTACTTTGCATCAAGACCCTATAAAAGTAAAGTAGGGGCGTGGGCTTCGGAACAAAGTTCTAAGATTTCATCAAAAAATGTGATTGTTACTCGTTTCGCAAAATATGCAGCTAAGTTTATCACTAAAGTTCCTCGACCACCACATTGGGGAGGATTCGCAGTGAAGCCCACAAGAATAGAGTTTTGGCAGGGTAGACCTTCGAGGTTACACGATCGAATACAATATGAATTAAATGAGCAGGGAATTTGGGAAAGATCAAGACTTGCTCCATAA
- a CDS encoding Ppx/GppA phosphatase family protein: MRLGSIDIGSNAIRFQVVTTHEDKAGKTVFKKIEYMRFPLRLGTDVFKTGKILRPTEEKFVKLMRVFSTLFDLTDVDDYIACATSAMRESRNGKEIVDRVYYKDGLKIDIIDGKVEAEMISYALDPHIPMGNVLHIDVGGGSTELNLYKHNTKVASKSFKMGSVRQLDKEDAAAVFNNIEEWYKKESAPYFSPNEEVISLGTGGNINKLFNLSKHKKSDDRTTTLEELLKLKDWLSEFTLEERIKKLRLNDDRADVIIPASKIYTNVMKIAGSEKIIVPGVGLKDGILHYLMNKRGYNAAD, translated from the coding sequence TTGAGACTAGGATCTATAGATATAGGATCGAATGCGATCCGTTTTCAAGTGGTGACCACCCATGAAGATAAAGCAGGAAAAACTGTATTTAAGAAAATTGAATATATGCGCTTTCCTCTTCGACTAGGAACAGATGTATTTAAAACTGGTAAAATTCTTCGTCCAACAGAAGAAAAGTTTGTCAAACTAATGAGAGTTTTCTCTACTCTTTTTGATCTTACTGATGTGGACGATTATATCGCTTGTGCTACATCTGCCATGAGGGAATCTAGAAATGGAAAAGAAATTGTAGATAGAGTGTATTATAAGGATGGTCTTAAAATCGATATCATCGACGGTAAAGTAGAAGCTGAAATGATATCCTATGCGCTCGATCCACATATTCCGATGGGGAATGTTTTGCATATTGATGTTGGAGGAGGAAGTACAGAATTGAACCTTTATAAGCATAATACCAAAGTAGCTTCAAAATCTTTCAAGATGGGTAGTGTTCGACAATTGGATAAAGAAGATGCTGCTGCTGTATTTAATAACATAGAAGAATGGTATAAAAAAGAGTCAGCACCCTATTTTTCACCTAATGAGGAGGTGATTTCTTTAGGGACTGGCGGTAATATCAATAAGTTGTTTAATTTATCTAAACACAAGAAAAGTGATGATCGGACAACAACTCTAGAAGAATTACTTAAGTTGAAAGATTGGCTGAGTGAGTTTACTCTTGAAGAAAGAATCAAAAAATTAAGGTTGAATGACGATAGAGCAGATGTCATCATTCCTGCTTCAAAGATTTATACTAATGTGATGAAAATTGCAGGATCAGAAAAGATTATTGTTCCAGGAGTAGGCTTAAAAGATGGTATCCTTCATTATTTGATGAACAAAAGAGGATATAATGCAGCTGATTAA
- a CDS encoding NAD(P)/FAD-dependent oxidoreductase: MKKVSQYVVPPNVAFDDDNFKTFVLRKEKLQNEKDVTVRMTRRSVDARKQKVKVNVQAEIFVNEKPSLSISYKKDYQEVSNSKRVIIVGAGPAGLFAALRFLELGIKPIIIERGNDVQKRRRDLANINKKNIVNEDSNYCFGEGGAGTYSDGKLYTRSKKRGDFRRICEIFVAHSASEEILIDAHPHIGTNKLPKVIAEMRESVLNAGGEVHFETRVTDFILEKDEIKGVVTQNGDKFEGEAVLLATGHSARDIFRLLHQKEIQIERKPFALGVRIEHPQGLIDKVQYHLQDRDRGEFLPAAAYSLVSQVGYKGQKKGVFSFCMCPGGFIVPSATAPGEVVVNGMSPSRRDSKFSNSGIVVSVDDDEFAPYIEKYGELAAMEFQAAIEKQACVVAGGTQVAPAQRLVDFVQGKVSQELNETSYQPGLLSVDMREVLPEALAHRLKFGFKDFGKKMKGYLTNEAQIVGVESRTSSPVRIPREKETCEHTQLKRLFPSGEGAGYAGGIASAAMDGELCANRIAEMYCGVKDAASK, translated from the coding sequence ATGAAAAAAGTTTCTCAATACGTAGTACCTCCAAATGTGGCTTTTGATGATGACAACTTTAAAACGTTTGTCCTTAGAAAAGAAAAGTTGCAAAACGAGAAAGATGTGACTGTTCGAATGACGCGTCGTTCTGTAGATGCACGTAAGCAAAAAGTGAAGGTGAACGTTCAAGCGGAAATCTTTGTGAACGAGAAACCTTCTTTGTCGATCAGTTATAAGAAGGATTATCAAGAAGTAAGTAATAGTAAAAGAGTAATTATTGTTGGAGCAGGTCCTGCTGGTCTTTTTGCTGCACTTCGTTTTCTAGAACTAGGTATCAAACCTATCATTATTGAAAGAGGTAACGATGTACAGAAAAGGAGAAGAGATCTTGCTAACATCAATAAGAAAAATATAGTCAACGAAGATTCTAATTATTGCTTTGGTGAAGGTGGTGCAGGTACCTATTCTGATGGTAAACTGTATACTCGATCTAAAAAGAGAGGTGATTTTAGAAGAATCTGTGAAATTTTTGTTGCTCACTCTGCTTCAGAAGAAATATTAATTGATGCTCATCCTCATATTGGTACCAATAAATTACCAAAGGTAATTGCAGAGATGAGAGAAAGTGTATTAAACGCTGGCGGAGAGGTTCATTTCGAAACCAGAGTAACTGATTTTATCTTAGAGAAAGATGAAATAAAAGGAGTTGTTACTCAAAATGGAGATAAATTCGAAGGAGAGGCAGTGTTATTAGCAACAGGGCATTCAGCAAGAGATATTTTCAGGTTATTGCATCAAAAGGAAATACAAATTGAAAGAAAGCCATTTGCTTTAGGTGTGAGAATCGAACATCCTCAAGGATTAATTGATAAGGTGCAATATCACTTGCAAGATAGAGATAGAGGTGAATTCCTACCTGCAGCAGCGTATTCGTTGGTTTCTCAAGTAGGGTACAAAGGACAGAAAAAAGGAGTGTTTTCTTTCTGTATGTGCCCGGGTGGATTTATTGTTCCTTCAGCTACAGCGCCGGGTGAGGTGGTTGTCAATGGTATGTCACCTTCTCGAAGAGATTCAAAATTCTCTAATTCTGGAATTGTTGTTTCTGTGGATGATGATGAATTCGCACCATATATCGAAAAATATGGAGAATTGGCAGCCATGGAGTTTCAAGCAGCTATAGAAAAGCAAGCCTGTGTGGTTGCAGGAGGAACTCAAGTAGCTCCAGCACAAAGATTGGTTGATTTTGTTCAAGGGAAAGTTTCTCAAGAATTAAACGAAACATCTTATCAACCTGGATTGTTATCAGTAGATATGAGAGAGGTTTTACCAGAAGCTTTAGCCCATCGTTTAAAATTTGGTTTTAAAGATTTTGGTAAAAAGATGAAAGGATACTTAACCAACGAAGCACAAATCGTAGGTGTGGAAAGTAGAACATCGTCTCCTGTTAGAATTCCTAGAGAAAAGGAAACTTGTGAGCATACACAATTAAAAAGATTGTTCCCTTCTGGTGAAGGAGCAGGTTATGCTGGCGGTATTGCGTCAGCTGCAATGGACGGTGAATTGTGTGCGAATAGAATTGCAGAAATGTATTGTGGCGTAAAAGATGCCGCATCAAAATAA